One Aureibacillus halotolerans DNA segment encodes these proteins:
- a CDS encoding N-acetylmannosamine-6-phosphate 2-epimerase yields the protein MTTAFFNTIKHKLIASCQALEEEPLHGADIMAKMATAAKMGGATAIRANSVVDIQAIRNATKLPLIGIIKQEYAGSDVFITPTLKEVEALTSLQIDCIALDATARPRPGGGTLEQLISFIHSQGVLVMGDISTLEEAKQAEALGVDCVGTTLSGYTPYSRQLQGPDLTLIRDAALALSIPVIAEGKIHTTEDAKQAMLAGAHAVVVGSAISRPQLITKRFVTSVESVFHPSRESQGS from the coding sequence ATGACAACTGCATTCTTCAACACCATTAAACACAAGCTCATTGCCTCATGCCAAGCATTAGAAGAAGAACCCTTACATGGTGCCGATATCATGGCGAAAATGGCGACTGCCGCCAAAATGGGCGGAGCCACCGCGATTCGTGCCAATTCGGTCGTCGATATTCAGGCGATTCGAAACGCCACGAAGCTACCGCTAATCGGCATCATCAAGCAAGAGTACGCAGGCAGCGACGTGTTTATCACACCGACCTTAAAAGAAGTCGAAGCACTGACCTCCCTCCAAATTGATTGCATTGCCTTAGATGCGACCGCACGACCACGTCCAGGCGGCGGAACATTGGAGCAGCTCATCTCCTTTATTCACAGCCAAGGCGTGTTAGTCATGGGTGACATCTCCACGCTTGAGGAAGCGAAGCAAGCGGAGGCCCTTGGTGTGGATTGTGTAGGCACGACATTGTCTGGCTATACTCCTTATTCCCGACAGCTGCAAGGCCCCGATCTCACATTAATCCGGGACGCTGCACTTGCCCTGTCCATTCCGGTCATCGCTGAAGGAAAAATTCATACGACCGAAGATGCCAAACAGGCGATGCTTGCAGGTGCACATGCGGTTGTAGTTGGCTCAGCGATCAGTCGCCCACAGCTCATTACGAAACGATTTGTCACTAGCGTCGAAAGTGTTTTTCATCCAAGCCGCGAGTCACAAGGCAGCTGA
- a CDS encoding vWA domain-containing protein — translation MNWLSVFEPWILYLALWVTLVGGLALFFGKYPKNVLITRTIGTFLVVFLPLTAASGYYTYSDYAMAEDAYAEMDKAYEAILASGDEVSEWGKIIPFIQIVEKDYSYDNHLYIGNFNEEFTYEGRIWVETLDADGNIIDEHTFDILLEPGEKKMIGTFSMDEELIDYITYPQEGAIPEFEFSTSTTNANEENTEDESIEEEDTTPSFPTISDEELAAIEDVTIPETIEEMSTLEAGVFVQNLSTDEKVELDQIETQLMQSLGSLAAETTDPETLFKGTLYYVESKVLREEVNEYLSIKPSIEMPMMPEPQQLDINTLKKESGNKSKAIILLDASSSMLLETDGAERMGTAKNAVKKFAGTVGKQSEVALFVYGHKGTQADADKVLSCSSIEDVYPMQAYDSSDFSEAVNAIEAKGWTPLAEAIKVAGASLEDDKDVNITMYIVSDGAETCGGDPVAEAREFAEKNDQNTVNIIGFDVDSEGENQLKKVAEAGNGKYYAADSPEELTKQMTYQWVPSMLDIKEVDRFSIGGNWSEAWRSLDLKEATLPVSSAISDRSQLIRKVIRKMENMEMISDETKEELLAINEANYDVLRESKDRMEDMKNEEFDEAIERSRQEVDDWIARMKALREEAGLDTN, via the coding sequence ATGAATTGGTTAAGCGTTTTTGAACCTTGGATTCTCTACCTTGCCCTTTGGGTGACCTTAGTTGGTGGATTGGCACTGTTTTTTGGCAAATACCCTAAAAATGTACTAATCACAAGAACGATTGGCACGTTTCTCGTCGTTTTCTTGCCTCTCACCGCTGCGTCGGGCTATTACACCTATTCTGATTATGCAATGGCCGAGGATGCATATGCCGAAATGGACAAGGCTTATGAAGCGATCTTGGCATCTGGAGATGAGGTTAGTGAATGGGGAAAAATCATTCCGTTTATTCAAATCGTCGAAAAAGACTACTCCTATGACAATCACCTTTACATAGGTAATTTTAATGAGGAATTTACATACGAGGGGCGTATTTGGGTCGAAACTTTAGATGCAGACGGCAATATCATTGATGAACATACCTTTGATATTCTTTTAGAGCCAGGAGAGAAGAAAATGATTGGCACCTTCTCTATGGATGAAGAATTAATAGACTATATTACTTATCCGCAAGAAGGAGCCATTCCAGAGTTTGAGTTCTCAACGTCCACGACGAATGCGAATGAAGAAAATACTGAAGACGAGTCCATCGAAGAAGAAGACACCACACCTAGCTTTCCTACAATCTCTGACGAAGAGCTCGCCGCCATCGAAGACGTAACGATTCCAGAAACGATTGAGGAAATGTCTACGTTGGAGGCGGGAGTGTTTGTACAAAACTTGTCAACCGATGAGAAAGTTGAATTGGATCAAATTGAGACGCAATTGATGCAGTCTTTAGGAAGTCTTGCCGCTGAAACAACCGACCCTGAGACTCTCTTTAAGGGGACACTTTACTACGTCGAAAGCAAGGTTTTACGAGAGGAAGTCAATGAATACCTAAGCATTAAGCCTTCTATTGAGATGCCAATGATGCCGGAACCGCAACAACTCGATATCAACACGTTAAAAAAGGAGTCGGGGAACAAATCAAAAGCCATCATTTTACTTGATGCTAGTTCAAGTATGCTTCTAGAAACCGATGGCGCGGAACGGATGGGGACAGCTAAAAATGCTGTGAAGAAATTTGCAGGGACGGTCGGTAAGCAGAGTGAAGTTGCCTTATTTGTCTATGGACACAAAGGCACACAAGCTGACGCAGACAAAGTATTGTCTTGTTCATCAATTGAAGATGTGTATCCAATGCAAGCTTATGATAGCAGTGACTTTTCAGAAGCCGTCAATGCGATCGAGGCTAAAGGCTGGACGCCACTTGCAGAAGCAATAAAAGTAGCAGGTGCTTCCCTTGAAGACGATAAAGATGTAAATATTACAATGTATATTGTTAGTGATGGTGCTGAAACCTGTGGCGGTGATCCAGTTGCAGAGGCAAGAGAATTTGCAGAAAAAAATGATCAAAACACTGTGAACATCATTGGATTTGATGTGGATTCTGAAGGAGAAAATCAGTTGAAGAAAGTCGCAGAAGCAGGAAACGGGAAATATTATGCTGCTGACTCTCCAGAAGAGCTTACAAAACAAATGACGTATCAATGGGTTCCAAGCATGCTAGATATTAAAGAGGTTGATCGTTTTTCTATCGGTGGAAACTGGTCAGAAGCGTGGCGGTCGCTTGATCTTAAAGAGGCTACGCTTCCAGTGTCCAGCGCTATATCTGATCGAAGTCAGCTCATTCGTAAAGTGATTCGTAAGATGGAAAACATGGAAATGATAAGTGACGAAACGAAAGAGGAACTACTAGCAATAAATGAGGCCAATTATGATGTTCTTCGTGAGAGCAAAGATCGCATGGAGGATATGAAAAATGAAGAATTTGACGAAGCGATTGAACGTTCAAGACAAGAAGTCGATGACTGGATTGCGCGCATGAAAGCACTTCGTGAGGAAGCTGGTCTTGATACGAATTAA